In Vicia villosa cultivar HV-30 ecotype Madison, WI unplaced genomic scaffold, Vvil1.0 ctg.000881F_1_1, whole genome shotgun sequence, one DNA window encodes the following:
- the LOC131631920 gene encoding protein trichome birefringence-like 38, with product MKHSHNYQNIKMKDYGWIAMTILVICLCLEETNGGGCNLYEGSWVYDESYPLYDSSKCPKVRVELDCLKYGRTDKEYLKYRWQPNNNCNIPRFDGKSFLTKFKGKQIMFIGDSISRNQWQSLLCMLHSSIPNLNVTQKGGKPINSHTFVDYGLTISIYRNTYLVDIVEGKNGRILKLDSIKVGGDIWKQMDVLVFNTWLWWDRTDADKGWDYIQIGDKVVKDMDRMEAFKTALTTWAKWVDSDVDTTKTKVLYQGIPPTHFDGETWKEPGTNCGNQTTPIKGSSSSLSKPPASNVLQSVLQEIKKPVHLLDITALSELRKDGHTGMHNVQNVLDCVHWCVAGVLDTWNQLLYTSVMN from the exons ATGAAACACTCACACAATTATCAAAATATAAAGATGAAGGATTATGGTTGGATTGCAATGACCATTTTGGTCATTTGTCTTTGCTTGGAAGAAACTAATGGAGGAGGTTGCAATTTATATGAAGGAAGTTGGGTTTATGATGAATCTTACCCTCTTTATGATTCTTCAAAATGTCCTAAAGTTCGTGTGGAACTTGATTGCTTGAAATATGGTAGAACTGATAAAGAGTATCTCAAATACAGATGGCAACCAAACAATAATTGTAACATACCAAG ATTTGATGGAAAAAGTTTCTTGACAAAATTCAAGGGAAAACAAATCATGTTTATAGGAGATTCAATAAGTCGAAACCAATGGCAATCATTGTTATGTATGCTTCATTCTTCTATACCTAACCTTAATGTAACACAAAAGGGTGGTAAACCTATCAATAGCCACACATTCGTG GACTATGGCCTTACAATTAGTATTTACCGTAATACATATTTGGTTGACATTGTAGAGGGAAAAAATGGAAGAATATTGAAACTTGATTCCATCAAAGTTGGTGGAGATATTTGGAAACAAATGGATGTTTTGGTTTTTAATACTTGGCTTTGGTGGGACCGCACTGATGCCGATAAAGG ATGGGATTATATTCAAATAGGTGACAAAGTAGTAAAAGATATGGATAGAATGGAAGCTTTTAAAACTGCTTTAACAACTTGGGCTAAGTGGGTTGATTCAGATGTTGATACAACCAAAACCAAAGTCCTTTATCAAGGAATTCCTCCTACTCATTTTGA TGGGGAAACATGGAAAGAGCCAGGAACAAATTGTGGAAATCAGACAACACCAATAAAAGGATCATCATCCTCACTTAGTAAGCCACCAGCATCAAATGTACTTCAAAGTGTGTTGCAAGAAATAAAAAAGCCTGTTCATCTTCTAGACATTACAGCTCTCTCAGAATTGAGGAAAGATGGACATACCGGTATGCATAATGTCCAAAATGTCTTGGATTGTGTTCATTGGTGTGTAGCAGGAGTATTAGATACATGGAATCAGCTTTTGTATACATCAGTTATGAATTAG
- the LOC131631890 gene encoding uncharacterized protein LOC131631890: MESSAEEYAAFEEKVKRTVYLDNLSPQVTESVIRTALDQFALVKSVKFIPNYLGTNSLPQCALVELDSPKKVKEVEAMIKQYPFMMSGMPRPVRARPSVMEMFDDRPIKPKRKIKCCWLEQSDPDFEVAKELKNLTRKHSAEITLMHKVLSKEEEKLATQQAETLRVHYKKYKMIESIMTDRAAHNLARKYNLAVADE, translated from the exons ATGGAATCATCAGCTGAAGAGTATGCTGCCTTTGAAGAGAAAGTTAAAAGGACAGTGTACTTAGATAACCTGTCACCTCAAGTTACTGAATCTGTGATTAGAACTGCTCTGGACCAGTTTGCACTTGTTAAAAGTGTCAAGTTTATTCCCAATTATCTAGGAACAAACAGTCTGCCACAATGTGCATTGGTGGAATTGGATTCTCCCAAGAAGGTGAAGGAAGTGGAAGCTATGATTAAGCAGTATCCTTTCATGATGTCAGGGATGCCGCGGCCCGTAAGAGCTCGTCCTTCGGTAATGGAAATGTTTGATGACAGGCCAATAAAGCCTAAGAGAAAGATTAAGTGTTGCTGGTTGGAGCAAAGTGACCCGGATTTTGAGGTGGCAAAGGAGCTGAAGAATCTTACACGGAAGCACTCTGCAGAAATAACACTCATGCACAAA GTTCtatcaaaagaagaagagaagttAGCAACCCAGCAGGCTGAAACTCTTAGAGTGCACTACAAAAAGTATAAGATGATAGAAAGCATTATGACTGACAGAGCAGCCCATAATTTGGCAAGAAAGTACAATCTGGCTGTTGCAGATGAGTGA
- the LOC131631921 gene encoding uncharacterized protein LOC131631921 translates to MCAEETKSDIEIYTEPKDNVNSEDSEDSESSEDSLDGIHFEDSEEERMNDNDEDVGEEINNSGAGGVEDGAGGVEDGAGGIENGAGGTESGAGGIHTGMMTAEMEREHIIDDDYLTDELDSGADDDSDGGRPSMVKFRDDEKLRKEFKFKVGMEFSSLKQFKKVVLEHNVLNGREVKFAKNDGERCRVICKDKQQCGYTVLCSRVLRTESFRIKTLIQKHKCGRKFFNKNANADWVSRIIVDKLKNNSGMKLNEIVSDVRLRFATEITGCRAFKARQIARRVVEGDSAKQYTMLWSYGAELRRACIGNTFKLNISGLPPKFERCYMCFDGTKRAFKNGCRPFIGLDGCHLKNKYGGILLIAVSRDANDQYLPLAFGVVETECRDSWSWFMRLLLEDIGSDNRCCFISDQQKGLVNVFEEDYPEFEHRFCLRHLYANFKKKFGGGTLYRDLIMAAAKATYFEDHEAKMNQIKEANPDAYEWMNAIPKNKWCKHAFPFYSKCDVLMNNLSESFNATILMQRDKPILTMFEWIRNYLMGRFATLREKVENYKGVIMSKPLRRLDREIEKSASWLPTYAGRLTFQVTHVMFTDSFVVDLAKHTCSCNFWDLVGIPCRHAVAAIHRKVDNPINYVHKCYHKSTYVTCYNEVISPINGQNKWPKTTDPEILPPSYKRGPGRPKKLRRREADEESQTRWQRTNTSHRCKICFEYGHNKRTCKKNKQLAVIVGEVPRDVPRDVSRDVPTDVPTGVAPTQGSQTPNVGTSGVKKRASVQIGGKSKKSKSTANVGGKSKKSKSTANVGGKSKKSKASVQTNDVPQHEAVSENQAEDVQAGDVPHSNENQAEDVPHSNENQAEGVQINDVQSNDVPANDVPANDVPHTNEAVSENQANGVPHTNEDVPANDVPHTNEDVPHSQNTVSSAEAMKRYCGIDPDELEALLDDEEILDIAPLRIDTSPVKSKRPGPKTFIGKCPKVPKTVKPSIAPKVSKAANKPTMSTMSDPVKVMISPRKKSNLAASPIRKSDRLRTLKAKNIPGPGRDQNDPLEIPDEDTTVSSASGSKPWADIQKSMTQ, encoded by the exons ATGTGTGCTGAGGAAACAAAGTCTGATATTGAGATATATACTGAGCCAAAAGACAATGTTAATTCAGAAGATAGTGAAGATAGTGAATCAAGTGAAGACTCTTTGGATGGCATACATTTTGAAGATAGTGAAGAGGAGAGGATGAATGATAATGATGAAGATGTAGGTGAAGAGATCAACAATTCTGGTGCAGGTGGAGTGGAAGATGGTGCAGGTGGAGTAGAAGATGGTGCAGGTGGAATAGAAAATGGTGCAGGTGGAACAGAAAGTGGTGCAGGTGGTATACATACAGGAATGATGACAGCAGAGATGGAAAGGGAACACATAATTGATGATGACTACTTAACAGATGAGCTTGATAGTGGGGCAGATGATGATAGTGATGGTGGTAGGCCTTCAATGGTAAAGTTTAGGGATGATGAAAAACTTAGAAAGGAATTTAAGTTCAAGGTTGGAATGGAATTTTCATCTCTGAAGCAATTTAAAAAGGTTGTACTGGAACACAATGTGTTGAATGGGAGGGAAGTTAAGTTTGCCAAGAATGATGGGGAAAGGTGCAGGGTTATTTGTAAGGATAAACAACAATGTGGTTACACTGTTTTATGCAGTAGAGTGTTGAGAACTGAATCATTCAGGATTAAGACTTTAATTCAGAAGCACAAATGTGGAAGGAAGTTCTTCAACAAGAATGCTAATGCTGATTGGGTGTCTAGAATAATTGTGGACAAGTTGAAGAACAATTCAGGTATGAAATTGAATGAGATTGTTTCTGATGTTAGATTGAGGTTTGCCACAGAAATTACTGGATGTAGGGCTTTCAAAGCAAGGCAAATAGCTAGAAGGGTTGTTGAAGGTGACTCAGCCAAGCAGTACACTATGTTATGGTCATATGGAGCTGAATTGAGAAGGGCATGTATAGGTAATACATTTAAGTTGAACATTTCTGGTTTGCCACCTAAGTTTGAAAGGTGCTACATGTGCTTTGATGGTACAAAGAGAGCATTCAAGAATGGTTGTAGACCTTTCATAGGATTGGATGGTTGTCACTTAAAGAACAAATATGGTGGAATATTGTTGATAGCTGTCAGTAGGGATGCTAATGATCAGTATCTTCCACTTGCCTTTGGTGTTGTGGAGACTGAGTGTAGAGACTCTTGGAGCTGGTTTATGAGGTTGCTTCTTGAAGACATAGGTTCTGATAATAGGTGTTGCTTCATTTCTGATCAGCAAAAG GGATTGGTGAATGTATTTGAGGAAGACTATCCTGAATTTGAGCACAGGTTTTGCTTAAGACATTTGTATGCTAACTTCAAGAAGAAGTTTGGGGGTGGTACACTCTATAGAGATCTAATAATGGCTGCAGCAAAGGCAACCTATTTTGAAGACCATGAGGCTAAGATGAATCAAATTAAAGAGGCAAATCCAGATGCCTATGAATGGATGAATGCTATTCCCAAGAATAAGTGGTGTAAGCATGCCTTTCCCTTCTACTCTAAGTGTGATGTTCTTATGAACAACCTAAGTGAATCTTTTAATGCTACTATTTTGATGCAAAGGGATAAACCTATACTAACCATGTTTGAATGGATTAGGAACTATCTAATGGGTAGGTTTGCCACTCTTAGGGAGAAGGTAGAGAATTACAAAGGAGTGATTATGTCTAAGCCACTTAGAAGGTTAGATAGGGAGATAGAAAAAAGTGCTAGTTGGCTGCCCACTTATGCAGGTAGATTAACATTTCAGGTTACTCATGTAATGTTCACAGATAGTTTTGTTGTGGACTTGGCAAAACATACATGTTCTTGTAATTTTTGGGACTTGGTAGGGATCCCATGTAGACATGCTGTTGCAGCCATTCATAGGAAGGTAGATAACCCCATTAACTATGTACACAAGTGTTATCATAAGTCTACCTATGTAACATGTTACAATGAAGTTATCAGTCCTATTAATGGCCAAAACAAATGGCCAAAGACCACTGACCCTGAAATCTTGCCACCTAGTTATAAGAGAGGCCCTGGCAGACCAAAGAAATTGAGAAGAAGAGAGGCTGATGAAGAAAGTCAAACAAGGTGGCAAAGGACTAACACAAGTCATAGGTGCAAGATTTGCTTTGAATATGGACATAACAAAAGGACTTGTAAGAAAAACAAACAGCTAGCAGTTATTGTtggtgaagtaccaagagatgtACCAAGAGATGTATCAAGAGATGTACCAACAGATGTACCAACAGGTGTTGCACCCACCCAAGGAAGCCAAACACCTAATGTGGGAACTTCTGGAGTCAAAAAAAGG GCTTCTGTGCAAATAGGAGGGAAATCAAAGAAGTCAAAGTCTACTGCAAATGTAGGAGGGAAATCAAAGAAGTCAAAGTCTACTGCAAATGTAGGAGGGAAATCAAAGAAGTCAAAGGCTTCTGTGCAAACTAATGATGTGCCACAACATGAAGCTGTAAGTGAGAATCAGGCTGAAGATGTGCAAGCTGGAGATGTGCCTCATAGCAATGAGAATCAAGCTGAAGATGTGCCTCATAGCAATGAGAATCAAGCTGAAGGTGTGCAAATTAATGATGTGCAATCTAATGATGTGCCTGCTAATGATGTGCCTGCTAATGATGTGCCTCATACCAATGAAGCTGTAAGTGAGAATCAAGCTAATGGTGTGCCTCATACCAATGAAGATGTGCCTGCTAATGATGTGCCTCATACCAATGAAGATGTGCCTCATTCACAAAACACTGTCAGTTCAGCTGAGGCAATGAAAAGGTATTGTGGAATTGATCCTGATGAATTGGAGGCCTTGTTAGATGATGAGGAAATACTTGACATTGCACCATTGAGAATTGATACTAGTCCTGTCAAGAGTAAAAGACCTGGTCCCAAGACCTTTATTGGGAAATGCCCCAAGGTTCCAAAAACTGTCAAACCATCCATTGCTCCAAAGGTGTCCAAAGCTGCCAACAAGCCAACTATGTCAACTATGAGTGACCCT GTAAAGGTAATGATATCACCAAGGAAAAAGTCCAATCTTGCTGCATCTCCAATTAGAAAGAGTGATAGGCTAAGGACTTTGAAGGCAAAAAATATACCGGGGCCTGGAAGGGATCAAAATGATCCACTTGAAATTCCTGATGAAGACACTACTGTGAGCAGTGCTAGTGGGAGCAAGCCATGGGCTGACATCCAAAAGAGCATGACTCAGTGA